The following are encoded in a window of Tautonia marina genomic DNA:
- the treY gene encoding malto-oligosyltrehalose synthase: MPPRPDDTEPLASPEEPRTPRPAETRAEALFQAEAQAVAEAPLRRPRATYRLQLHRDFPLTKVEAILDYLDDLGISDAYFSPYLAARPGSTHGYDVFDHGQINPEIGDEETHERLVRKMLDRGMGRVIDVVPNHMGITGGNPFWADLLENGKQAASARYFDVDWYPVKEELEGRVLLPVLGDQYGKVLEDGQLVVGRKEGSFYLDYFDHRFPLSPRSYGLILGQRPEVLDTVLNPDDVHLLEFRSVIAAIENLPPRDADDEESIARYRAEKEVIKHRIARLCEESPKLAAFVDENVALFRGEPGDPRSFDLLHELLEHQVYRLAYWRVAVEEINYRRFFDINDLAGVRIEDPEVLETTHRLIFDWVDRGGVSALRIDHPDGLADPAGYFARLQETLFVRACLQRLDNGVDDAERSEIEQRLRDRFRSALEAEPNGPLARRYPIVVEKILSRGEDLPERWTIDGTVGYEYLNALNGLFVDPEGQPTIETSYAEFTGDTEPWHEVVYDAKQLICRASLASELNMLARQLNRVSEHDRRSRDFTLNDLRRALREVIACFPVYRTYLKPGEPMTERDRAYIDQAVYRARRRNPTIDPSVFEFIRAALLLEHPAGISADDIEQREAFVIRFQQTTGPVTAKGVEDTAFYRQIKLASLNEVGGEPARFGHSPSSFHAINAHRLNLWPGGFSTTATHDNKRGEDTRMRINVLSELSGDWQTHLTRWGYWNKTKKTEVHGAPAPDAREEYLFYQTLIGAWPFGSSDEVPEGLVERVQQYLLKALREAKLNTTWTDPDPSYGDAVSKFVADVLSGEGAEIFLKDFLPFQRQVARIGVIGSLGQVLLKIASPGVPDVYQGCDLWDLALVDPDNRRPVDYDHRRQALAALRQEIASGTPRDQLAARLLSAPEDGLIKLYLLWTALSHRKEHPEVYSHGVYRPLEAEGERKGNVLSFGRYRDGRYAAVVVPRLVAGLMGEESQQMPVGPEVWGDTVLGLPDSGLPRRWRNLLTDEVVELQNGDGRPVLPIAEIFRTIPFGLMVEQE, translated from the coding sequence ATGCCACCACGACCCGACGACACCGAGCCACTGGCATCACCGGAGGAGCCCCGAACCCCTCGCCCCGCCGAAACCCGTGCCGAGGCCCTCTTTCAGGCCGAAGCGCAGGCCGTGGCCGAGGCTCCGTTGCGGAGGCCCCGGGCCACGTATCGGCTGCAGCTTCACCGCGACTTTCCGTTGACGAAGGTCGAGGCGATTCTTGACTATCTGGACGATCTGGGCATTTCGGATGCCTATTTTTCTCCCTACCTTGCCGCGCGACCCGGCAGCACGCACGGCTACGACGTGTTCGACCACGGGCAGATCAACCCCGAGATCGGCGACGAGGAGACGCACGAGCGGCTCGTCCGGAAAATGCTCGATCGGGGGATGGGCCGGGTGATCGACGTGGTGCCGAACCACATGGGAATCACCGGCGGCAACCCGTTCTGGGCCGATCTGCTCGAAAACGGCAAGCAGGCGGCATCGGCCCGATACTTCGACGTCGACTGGTATCCGGTCAAGGAGGAGCTGGAAGGCCGGGTCTTGCTGCCGGTCCTGGGAGACCAGTACGGCAAGGTCCTCGAAGACGGCCAGCTCGTCGTCGGTCGCAAGGAGGGATCGTTTTATCTCGACTATTTCGACCATCGGTTTCCCCTCTCGCCGAGGTCGTACGGCCTGATCCTCGGTCAGCGGCCCGAGGTGCTGGACACGGTGCTCAACCCGGACGACGTCCACTTGCTGGAGTTCCGGAGCGTCATCGCCGCGATCGAGAATCTGCCTCCCCGAGATGCCGACGACGAGGAATCAATCGCTCGATACCGCGCCGAGAAAGAGGTGATCAAGCACCGAATCGCCCGGCTTTGCGAGGAATCGCCAAAGCTGGCCGCCTTTGTCGATGAGAATGTCGCCCTGTTCCGGGGAGAACCCGGCGATCCGCGCAGCTTCGACCTGTTGCACGAACTGCTCGAACATCAGGTCTACCGCCTGGCCTACTGGCGGGTGGCCGTGGAAGAAATCAACTACCGGAGATTCTTCGACATCAACGACCTGGCCGGGGTGCGGATCGAGGACCCGGAGGTTCTGGAAACGACCCACCGCCTGATTTTCGACTGGGTAGATCGCGGAGGAGTGTCGGCGCTTCGGATCGACCACCCGGACGGCCTGGCCGATCCGGCGGGGTACTTCGCAAGGCTTCAGGAAACCTTGTTCGTCCGAGCATGTCTCCAACGGCTGGACAACGGCGTGGACGACGCGGAGCGATCGGAGATCGAGCAACGGTTGCGCGATCGCTTCCGATCGGCCCTCGAGGCCGAGCCGAACGGCCCGCTGGCGAGGCGATACCCGATTGTCGTCGAGAAGATTCTCAGCCGGGGGGAAGACCTTCCCGAGCGCTGGACGATCGACGGAACGGTCGGATACGAATATCTGAACGCACTGAACGGTCTGTTCGTCGATCCTGAAGGCCAGCCGACCATCGAAACGTCGTACGCCGAATTCACGGGAGACACCGAGCCGTGGCACGAGGTTGTGTACGACGCGAAGCAGTTGATCTGTCGGGCCTCACTTGCGAGTGAGTTGAACATGCTCGCGCGGCAGCTCAACCGGGTGAGCGAACACGATCGCCGCAGCAGAGACTTCACGCTGAACGATCTGCGTCGGGCCTTGCGCGAGGTCATCGCCTGCTTCCCGGTCTACCGAACCTATTTGAAGCCGGGCGAGCCGATGACCGAACGCGACCGGGCGTACATCGACCAGGCCGTTTATCGGGCCCGACGACGGAACCCGACGATCGACCCGTCGGTCTTCGAGTTCATTCGGGCGGCCCTCTTGCTGGAACATCCGGCGGGGATCTCGGCCGACGACATCGAGCAGCGCGAGGCGTTCGTCATCCGGTTCCAGCAGACGACCGGACCGGTGACGGCCAAGGGGGTCGAGGACACGGCCTTTTACCGGCAAATCAAGCTTGCCTCGCTCAACGAGGTGGGCGGCGAGCCGGCCCGGTTCGGGCACTCGCCGTCGTCGTTCCACGCGATCAACGCCCACCGCCTGAACCTCTGGCCCGGCGGCTTCTCGACCACCGCCACGCACGACAACAAGCGCGGCGAAGACACGAGAATGCGGATCAACGTGCTCTCGGAACTCAGCGGCGACTGGCAGACCCACCTGACCCGCTGGGGCTACTGGAACAAGACGAAGAAGACCGAGGTCCACGGTGCCCCGGCTCCGGATGCACGGGAAGAGTACCTGTTCTATCAAACCCTGATTGGGGCCTGGCCCTTCGGCTCGTCGGACGAGGTTCCGGAGGGCCTGGTCGAGCGCGTGCAGCAGTACCTGCTCAAGGCGCTGCGCGAGGCGAAGCTCAACACCACCTGGACCGACCCCGATCCGTCGTACGGCGATGCCGTCTCGAAGTTCGTGGCCGACGTGCTCTCGGGGGAAGGGGCCGAGATCTTCCTCAAGGATTTCCTGCCGTTTCAGCGACAGGTGGCCCGAATCGGGGTGATCGGGTCGCTCGGGCAAGTGTTGCTCAAGATCGCGTCTCCGGGGGTCCCGGATGTGTACCAGGGGTGCGACCTGTGGGACCTGGCGCTTGTCGATCCCGACAACCGAAGACCGGTTGATTACGACCACCGCCGCCAGGCACTCGCCGCGCTTCGCCAGGAAATCGCCTCGGGAACGCCGCGTGATCAACTGGCCGCACGTTTGCTCAGCGCTCCGGAGGACGGCCTGATCAAGCTCTATCTGCTCTGGACGGCCCTGAGTCATCGAAAGGAGCACCCGGAGGTCTACTCGCACGGGGTCTACCGCCCCCTGGAGGCCGAAGGGGAACGCAAGGGGAACGTCCTGTCGTTCGGCCGCTACCGAGATGGTCGGTACGCCGCGGTGGTCGTCCCTCGGCTTGTGGCCGGACTGATGGGGGAGGAGAGTCAGCAGATGCCGGTCGGGCCGGAAGTCTGGGGAGACACGGTCCTCGGGCTCCCCGACTCGGGACTGCCCCGGCGCTGGCGGAACCTCCTGACCGACGAGGTGGTCGAACTTCAGAACGGGGACGGTCGGCCGGTGTTGCCGATTGCCGAGATCTTCCGGACGATCCCGTTCGGCCTGATGGTTGAGCAGGAGTGA
- the malQ gene encoding 4-alpha-glucanotransferase: MDLQRASGILLHLTSLPGRFGIGDLGRGSDWFLDVMADTGQRWWQMLPVGPIGAGNSPYASPSSFAGNPLLIAPEPLVEQGLLNGSELDDLPDFPVDRVDFAAVAEFKNRLHRLAFSRFQPDDGFLAFRRRAADWLEDYCRYNALKQHFGNRPWNEWDRDLADRVPEALQRIDLELADEIAFGRFEQYLFDQQWRDFRARCRDRGIGLIGDLPIFVAFDGADVWTHRDLFRLDANNRPTHTAGVPPDYFNELGQDWGNPLYRWGAHLKDDFAWWSRRIAAALGRFDLLRFDHFRGLEACYAIPAKAENAADDRCEWEPAPGDELLDAVRKALGGRLPLIAEDLGVITPEVEALRDRFGLPGMRVLQFAFGNDPLADVYLPHCYIPHCVAYTGTHDNDTTLGWFETEPGKTTQPPEEMEAERRFVRRYLGPGQADDIPLGLIRLAWASVANTAIAPLQDILGLGTEARMNVPGVGEGNWAWRFRTEQLTPDRRSWLAEQTALFGRWNGQVPGPYRTRLGIEPAPAPTPPEPLES, translated from the coding sequence ATGGACTTGCAACGCGCCAGTGGCATCTTGCTGCATTTGACCTCGCTTCCCGGCCGGTTTGGGATCGGCGACCTCGGCCGGGGCTCAGACTGGTTTCTCGACGTCATGGCCGACACCGGCCAGCGCTGGTGGCAGATGCTCCCGGTGGGGCCGATCGGCGCCGGGAACTCTCCCTATGCCTCGCCGTCCTCCTTCGCCGGGAATCCGCTGCTGATCGCGCCGGAGCCGCTGGTGGAGCAGGGGCTCCTCAACGGTTCCGAGCTGGACGACCTGCCCGATTTCCCCGTGGATCGGGTCGATTTCGCCGCGGTGGCCGAGTTCAAGAATCGTCTGCACCGCCTGGCCTTCTCCCGCTTCCAGCCCGACGACGGGTTCCTCGCCTTTCGCCGTCGAGCGGCCGACTGGCTGGAAGACTACTGCCGCTACAACGCCCTGAAGCAGCACTTCGGCAACCGCCCCTGGAACGAATGGGACCGTGACCTGGCCGATCGCGTTCCCGAGGCCCTGCAACGCATCGACCTGGAACTGGCCGACGAGATCGCCTTCGGCCGCTTCGAGCAATATCTCTTCGACCAGCAATGGCGCGACTTCCGCGCCCGGTGCCGCGATCGAGGGATTGGACTGATCGGCGACCTGCCCATCTTCGTCGCCTTCGACGGGGCCGACGTCTGGACCCACCGCGACCTGTTCCGCCTTGATGCGAACAACCGCCCGACCCACACCGCCGGCGTCCCTCCGGATTACTTCAACGAGCTGGGCCAGGATTGGGGCAACCCGCTCTATCGCTGGGGAGCGCACCTGAAAGACGACTTCGCCTGGTGGTCTCGGCGAATCGCCGCCGCGCTCGGTCGGTTCGACCTCCTCCGGTTCGACCACTTCCGCGGCCTGGAAGCCTGCTACGCTATTCCCGCGAAGGCCGAGAACGCCGCCGACGATCGCTGCGAGTGGGAACCCGCTCCGGGAGACGAACTGCTCGATGCCGTTCGCAAGGCGCTCGGCGGTCGGCTCCCGCTCATTGCCGAGGACCTGGGGGTGATCACCCCCGAGGTCGAAGCCCTCCGCGACCGCTTCGGCTTGCCGGGGATGCGGGTCCTTCAGTTCGCCTTCGGCAACGATCCGCTCGCCGATGTGTATCTGCCCCACTGTTACATTCCGCACTGCGTTGCCTACACCGGCACGCACGACAACGACACGACGCTCGGCTGGTTCGAAACCGAACCGGGCAAGACCACCCAGCCTCCCGAGGAGATGGAGGCCGAGCGCCGCTTCGTCCGCCGCTACCTCGGACCCGGGCAGGCCGATGACATCCCGCTCGGCCTGATTCGCCTGGCCTGGGCCTCGGTTGCGAACACGGCGATCGCCCCGCTCCAGGACATCCTCGGCCTGGGGACCGAGGCCCGCATGAACGTGCCCGGCGTGGGAGAGGGGAACTGGGCCTGGCGGTTCCGGACCGAACAGTTAACACCCGATCGCCGATCGTGGCTCGCCGAACAGACCGCCCTGTTCGGGCGCTGGAATGGCCAGGTCCCCGGGCCGTACCGGACACGCCTCGGCATCGAGCCGGCGCCCGCCCCGACGCCTCCTGAGCCCTTGGAATCGTGA
- a CDS encoding DoxX family protein encodes MNHDPRPDDSARVRAGLFRGALAVATLTMLTLSWPLWIGTGGLVPRVPFLPGLPEPPWLRLVLFGGLVASIVGGMVRRQVFLLGLLPLAYLIAGDQHRFQPWVYQYALMALALGALPSARALGLCRALLIALYVHSGLSKLDTTFPGEVGAAFLIQLTAPLGTDVMSWPAPVRTGAALLMPLAELLVGLGLAFRSTRPYAMAGAVLMHATLITLLGPWGLDHSTIVVVWNSALIVEGLILFARTGAGRSVAPMEPMPRAGGAVVAVFALAIALPLLERWGGWDSWPSFALYASHAERVYVYLHEDDLAQYPDEIRRHLRQPRLGDPWHRLDLTSWSRAERGTPPYPQARAAVGVAEALADRVGPDHPIRVVVWGRASRFSGHRVRREAIGPEAIRHLADDFALNAHPAGLGGVGARHNPEEK; translated from the coding sequence ATGAATCATGATCCGCGTCCGGACGATTCCGCCCGTGTTCGCGCAGGGCTGTTCCGCGGGGCGCTCGCCGTGGCGACCCTGACCATGCTCACCCTCTCGTGGCCGCTCTGGATCGGCACCGGGGGCCTGGTGCCTCGCGTGCCGTTTCTTCCAGGATTGCCGGAACCTCCCTGGCTTCGGCTCGTGCTGTTCGGAGGGCTCGTCGCCTCGATCGTCGGCGGGATGGTCCGCAGGCAAGTCTTCCTCCTCGGATTGCTCCCCCTGGCTTACCTGATCGCCGGAGACCAGCACCGCTTTCAACCGTGGGTGTATCAGTATGCCCTCATGGCCTTGGCGCTGGGGGCCTTGCCCTCGGCTCGGGCGCTTGGGCTTTGCCGGGCGTTGTTGATCGCCTTGTATGTTCACTCGGGCCTGTCAAAGTTGGATACGACCTTCCCCGGAGAGGTCGGGGCCGCCTTCCTGATCCAGCTCACTGCTCCGCTTGGAACCGACGTGATGAGCTGGCCCGCTCCCGTGCGGACGGGGGCCGCACTGCTGATGCCTCTGGCCGAGCTGCTCGTCGGCCTTGGCCTGGCGTTCCGATCGACCCGACCGTACGCAATGGCGGGCGCCGTCCTCATGCACGCGACCCTGATCACGCTGCTCGGTCCCTGGGGCCTGGATCACAGCACGATCGTTGTCGTCTGGAACAGTGCCTTGATTGTCGAAGGATTGATCCTGTTCGCCCGAACCGGGGCGGGGCGTTCGGTCGCCCCGATGGAGCCGATGCCGCGCGCCGGTGGGGCGGTCGTCGCGGTCTTCGCCCTGGCCATTGCCTTGCCCCTACTGGAACGCTGGGGAGGTTGGGATTCCTGGCCATCCTTCGCCTTGTACGCCAGTCATGCCGAGCGAGTCTACGTGTATCTTCATGAAGACGATCTGGCGCAATACCCCGACGAGATCCGCCGCCATCTCCGCCAGCCTCGCCTCGGCGATCCGTGGCATCGGCTCGACCTGACCTCCTGGAGCCGGGCCGAGCGGGGGACGCCGCCGTATCCTCAGGCTCGGGCGGCGGTCGGCGTGGCCGAGGCTCTGGCCGATCGGGTGGGGCCGGATCATCCGATCCGGGTCGTCGTCTGGGGACGAGCTTCGCGGTTCTCGGGGCATCGCGTTCGTCGCGAGGCAATCGGCCCCGAGGCGATCCGACACCTGGCCGATGACTTTGCCCTGAATGCCCATCCGGCCGGCCTCGGTGGGGTCGGAGCCCGGCATAATCCCGAAGAAAAATGA